A window of Leptospira hartskeerlii contains these coding sequences:
- a CDS encoding HIT family protein produces the protein MAQKTLVVSPDCPICSVLRGTKIPGLIHQNSSFIIRHAPEDKKIPGYLYIEPISHREKYSDWDPKEFRDLGETLQFATDWIEKKYSPPKIYTVLVAEKVAHMHFHLVPRYEEIKGPEYIRLALEGLASAPVGIPFPKFE, from the coding sequence ATGGCCCAAAAGACTTTAGTCGTTTCTCCTGATTGCCCCATTTGTTCCGTGTTGCGCGGGACAAAGATCCCAGGCTTAATTCATCAAAATTCTTCTTTTATCATCCGTCACGCACCTGAAGATAAAAAAATCCCAGGTTATCTATATATAGAACCAATTTCTCATAGAGAAAAATATTCAGACTGGGACCCTAAAGAATTCAGGGACTTAGGAGAGACGCTCCAATTCGCAACAGATTGGATAGAGAAGAAGTATTCTCCTCCTAAAATCTATACAGTCTTAGTCGCGGAAAAAGTAGCTCATATGCATTTTCATTTGGTTCCTAGATACGAAGAAATCAAAGGACCTGAGTATATTCGACTAGCATTAGAAGGTTTGGCTTCGGCTCCGGTCGGGATACCATTCCCTAAATTCGAATGA
- a CDS encoding VWA containing CoxE family protein, with protein sequence MFFPFFYRLKSSGVPISTVELLDFLKATEVLTRDKTFLSVNEFYRVSRLCLVKDVKYYDAFDLVFTELFGERGVLKESFRKEMMDWLSTIFENPNKLPPGMIPPEELWKEFLDRLQNQKGEHHGGNKWIGTGGSSPFGHSGVNPGGVRIGGEGSGKSAIFQAMERKYKEYRTDEQLDVRQIKIALKKLRNLRKEGIPEFHLPKTVDATCKNAGDPELIFDRTRKNGIKVLLLMDTGGSMTPYAERVSKLFSAAHQMNHFKEFGHYYFHNSVYDSVYPKGDLRYPIPLKNLFKKHKDDTKLIIVGDAYMAPYELLDPAYGFYHSRFRQESRLPEHPESGLDSFKRIKSHFDDTIWMNPEPKRYWDAPTIYELKKVFPMFFLSVDGLEDGIRELLGKR encoded by the coding sequence TTGTTTTTTCCTTTTTTCTACAGGCTGAAATCGTCCGGAGTTCCAATTTCCACTGTGGAACTCCTGGATTTTTTAAAAGCAACCGAGGTTTTGACCAGAGATAAGACATTTCTTTCAGTTAACGAGTTCTATAGAGTTTCGAGACTTTGCCTTGTAAAAGACGTAAAATATTACGACGCATTTGATCTAGTATTTACCGAACTATTCGGAGAAAGAGGTGTACTTAAAGAATCATTTCGCAAGGAAATGATGGATTGGCTCTCTACTATATTCGAAAATCCGAATAAACTTCCCCCAGGCATGATCCCTCCGGAAGAACTCTGGAAAGAGTTTTTAGACAGACTCCAAAACCAAAAAGGAGAACACCATGGCGGGAATAAATGGATCGGTACTGGAGGAAGTTCTCCTTTCGGTCATTCTGGAGTAAATCCAGGCGGAGTCCGCATAGGCGGAGAAGGTTCTGGAAAGTCCGCTATTTTCCAAGCAATGGAAAGGAAATATAAGGAATACCGGACTGACGAACAATTGGATGTTCGACAAATTAAGATCGCACTGAAAAAACTCAGGAACTTAAGAAAGGAAGGAATACCGGAATTTCATCTTCCTAAAACTGTAGATGCGACTTGTAAGAATGCAGGAGATCCTGAGCTTATATTTGACCGAACCAGAAAGAATGGGATCAAAGTATTACTTTTAATGGATACCGGCGGGAGCATGACCCCTTATGCAGAAAGAGTAAGTAAACTTTTTTCAGCGGCCCATCAAATGAATCACTTTAAGGAATTCGGGCATTATTATTTTCATAACTCTGTTTATGATTCTGTGTATCCAAAAGGAGATCTAAGATATCCGATCCCTCTGAAGAATCTTTTTAAAAAACATAAGGATGATACAAAGCTCATTATCGTTGGCGACGCATACATGGCTCCTTATGAACTTTTAGATCCTGCTTACGGATTTTATCATTCCAGATTTAGACAGGAATCCAGACTTCCGGAACATCCTGAATCGGGACTGGACAGTTTCAAAAGGATAAAATCCCATTTTGACGATACTATCTGGATGAATCCTGAACCAAAAAGATATTGGGATGCGCCGACCATCTACGAACTCAAAAAAGTATTTCCTATGTTTTTTTTGAGCGTAGATGGATTAGAAGATGGGATCCGAGAACTTTTAGGAAAAAGATAA
- a CDS encoding LIC14007 family protein, producing MKVYSADRVPNSADYNLYVTEGSAKTRLSLFEPNLPGYLELAENDKILKSLAYTVLLNYTQDREFALRNTNRFLNFLNDIVHRDSWFFLANRVEQFIKDVENFGVEISYDF from the coding sequence ATGAAAGTATACTCAGCCGACAGAGTTCCAAATTCAGCAGATTATAATTTATATGTAACCGAAGGGAGCGCAAAAACCAGGCTCAGTTTATTCGAGCCGAATCTCCCTGGATATTTGGAATTAGCTGAAAATGATAAAATTCTAAAGTCTTTGGCATATACAGTTCTTCTAAACTATACCCAAGACAGAGAATTCGCTCTTAGGAATACGAATCGGTTCCTGAATTTTCTAAACGATATAGTGCATAGGGATTCTTGGTTCTTTCTGGCAAATCGAGTTGAACAGTTCATTAAGGATGTAGAGAATTTCGGGGTCGAAATTTCCTACGACTTTTGA
- a CDS encoding SprT-like domain-containing protein yields the protein MIQMPEKELESFSVPDLASDRNWEELLVSIWNSLKVKSRRFKESQIRSVELKFYPYRNGNHSVSFHNGLLTAKFHSSLMEAREEIILSFVRLLISKLLGLKPKQIWKEEVAEFLNSLPESGSANFKKLKENGVVYDLRVILEKISSYYFPKMDTKLLSIGWADRLGKRRLGSYEKRNMNIRISPILDHKEVPLYVLEHVVHHEILHHILPSRIKNGQNSIHSPEFKRKEKEYVRYREAINWLKMEYPKFLMGHQKEIGHRLRSEFYG from the coding sequence ATGATTCAGATGCCAGAAAAAGAATTAGAGAGTTTTTCGGTTCCTGATCTTGCTTCGGACAGGAACTGGGAAGAACTTCTGGTTTCTATTTGGAATTCTTTGAAAGTCAAATCCAGGCGTTTCAAAGAAAGCCAAATCCGTTCGGTAGAACTTAAATTTTATCCGTATAGAAACGGAAATCATTCTGTTTCATTCCATAACGGTTTACTAACCGCCAAATTTCACTCCTCTTTGATGGAAGCCAGAGAGGAAATAATCTTATCCTTTGTCCGATTACTCATTTCTAAATTGTTGGGACTCAAACCAAAACAGATTTGGAAAGAAGAAGTTGCCGAATTCCTGAATTCTCTCCCTGAATCCGGATCGGCCAATTTCAAAAAATTGAAGGAAAACGGAGTTGTCTACGATTTGAGGGTAATTTTGGAAAAAATTTCTTCTTACTATTTTCCTAAAATGGATACAAAACTACTTTCCATCGGATGGGCGGATCGACTCGGAAAAAGAAGATTGGGTAGTTACGAAAAACGGAATATGAATATACGTATCAGTCCGATCCTGGACCATAAAGAGGTTCCGCTTTACGTTCTGGAACATGTGGTACATCACGAAATTCTACATCATATTCTTCCTAGCCGGATCAAAAATGGCCAAAATTCAATTCATAGCCCTGAATTTAAACGTAAGGAAAAAGAATACGTTAGATACAGAGAGGCCATAAATTGGTTGAAAATGGAATATCCAAAGTTTCTAATGGGACACCAAAAAGAAATCGGCCATAGGCTTAGATCAGAATTTTACGGATAA
- a CDS encoding TldD/PmbA family protein, which produces MNQSNIETLIDAGKKRKADFVEIYEEESRNSSISLRDQKIEQSLAATDYGIGIRLVYGTDVLYAYTSNDDQQHLLSLIHLLADSRGEVANGSSAFTLPGDVAKYSFSKNIHDPRKVPPFRRLELLQKADSVARKVSSKIIQVGVSASDIVTNVLIANSEGLWVEDLRVRSRFFLSVTAENKGERFVASESPGALKGFEFFEGLPVEDIAQKAGERALFMLDAGYIEGKKMPVVMGNGFGGVIFHEACGHPLETEAIRKKSSPFVGKLGESIAQSCLTAYDDGTIEEQYGSLKVDDEGMPTQKTLLIENGILKAYLADRIGSMETGSARTGSGRRESYQYAPVSRMRNTYIEAGKDSLEEMFASVDFGLYAKRMGGGSVNPATGEFNFAVEEGYVIRNGKISEPVRGATLIGKGHEILPKISMVGKDLELAAGTCGASSGSIPVTVGQPSLKVDEILVGGR; this is translated from the coding sequence ATGAATCAATCCAATATAGAAACCCTGATCGACGCGGGTAAAAAAAGAAAAGCGGACTTTGTAGAAATTTATGAGGAAGAGTCTAGAAATTCTTCCATCTCTCTTAGAGACCAAAAAATAGAACAATCTCTCGCCGCAACCGATTATGGGATCGGGATCCGATTGGTATACGGAACCGACGTATTATACGCATATACAAGTAATGACGACCAACAACATCTACTTTCTTTAATTCACTTACTCGCTGATTCTCGCGGAGAAGTAGCAAATGGCTCAAGCGCATTCACTCTTCCAGGAGATGTAGCTAAATATTCTTTTTCTAAAAATATTCATGATCCTCGGAAAGTTCCTCCATTTAGAAGGTTGGAACTCCTACAAAAGGCAGACTCAGTTGCCAGAAAAGTATCCTCTAAGATTATACAAGTAGGAGTAAGTGCTTCCGATATAGTAACGAATGTTTTGATCGCAAACTCGGAAGGACTTTGGGTAGAAGATCTTAGAGTTAGAAGTAGATTTTTCCTTTCTGTAACAGCGGAGAATAAAGGAGAAAGATTCGTAGCAAGTGAATCTCCAGGCGCTCTGAAAGGATTTGAATTTTTTGAAGGATTACCTGTAGAAGATATAGCACAAAAGGCAGGAGAAAGAGCTCTCTTCATGCTGGACGCAGGCTATATAGAAGGTAAAAAAATGCCCGTGGTAATGGGTAACGGTTTTGGTGGAGTCATTTTTCATGAAGCATGCGGTCATCCTTTGGAAACGGAAGCAATTCGCAAAAAATCTTCTCCCTTTGTAGGGAAATTAGGAGAGTCAATCGCTCAGTCTTGCCTAACGGCTTATGATGACGGAACGATTGAAGAGCAGTATGGCTCTTTGAAGGTAGACGATGAGGGAATGCCTACACAAAAAACTCTTCTGATCGAAAATGGAATTTTAAAAGCATATCTTGCTGATAGGATCGGATCCATGGAAACGGGATCTGCCAGGACCGGAAGTGGAAGAAGAGAATCTTATCAATATGCACCTGTTTCCAGAATGAGAAACACTTATATAGAAGCCGGAAAAGATTCCTTAGAGGAGATGTTTGCATCAGTGGATTTCGGACTCTATGCAAAAAGAATGGGTGGTGGATCCGTAAATCCTGCCACTGGAGAATTCAATTTTGCGGTTGAAGAAGGTTACGTAATCCGAAATGGAAAGATCTCAGAACCTGTAAGAGGAGCCACTCTGATAGGGAAAGGTCATGAAATTCTTCCTAAAATTTCCATGGTAGGAAAAGACTTGGAATTGGCAGCAGGAACCTGTGGAGCGTCTTCCGGTTCAATCCCTGTTACAGTGGGACAACCTTCACTTAAAGTGGATGAGATCCTAGTGGGGGGAAGATAA
- a CDS encoding ATP-dependent helicase produces the protein MASLESLNEKQKEAIETLNGPVLVIAGAGTGKTKTIVHRLSKLVESGIPAENILLLTFTRKASREMLSRAVSLLDKRCARVHGGTFHSFGSHILRKYAPVLGFSSQFSVLDESDTSDIFQLLRTEGEYAKQKSRFPSNDTLISLHSSVINRGKSLEELLEAEYPKFLDQESAIRQIFQEYADYKKQRSLLDYDDLLVFTRDLLNKNETVRKKVSEQYKYIMVDEFQDTNQIQAHITCLLALDHENILVVGDDAQSVYSFRGADVNGIFNFPKLFPKTKTIYLERNYRSTPSILNLANVVLSNFREKYEKYLYTKNEDFQKPALIGYADELEEAEGIADLILERREDGVPLKDIAVLFRSGWNSNQLELVLSQRNIPFLKFGGKKFVESAHAKDYLSLLKIRENKTDSVSWLRVLLLLPGIGAAKARSILTDLERSGGNLERVISESKGTTASHLKELNQLISDSEKDLKRLLGNFIDYYSPLLEKKYDDFKRRLEDLNAFLTLSQKYESLHEFLVDMSLEGPNRSLDKISPEEEDERLILSTVHSSKGLEFDTVVLLNVSEGSFPSGRGEKNLEEERRLFYVGITRAKKKLLLTYPQISQQKNSQYFNRVSRFIEEIREPEKVLDKIFINKKEETSNPSSSPSSQNQNDSDARKRIREFFGS, from the coding sequence ATGGCGTCCTTAGAGTCACTTAACGAAAAACAAAAGGAAGCTATCGAGACCCTAAACGGCCCGGTTTTAGTGATCGCCGGTGCCGGAACGGGAAAAACAAAAACAATCGTTCACAGACTTTCCAAATTAGTCGAATCGGGCATCCCTGCCGAAAATATCCTACTTCTTACATTCACCCGAAAAGCTTCTAGAGAAATGCTCTCCAGAGCCGTATCTCTCCTGGACAAACGTTGCGCTCGAGTTCATGGAGGAACATTTCACTCTTTCGGAAGCCATATACTCAGAAAATATGCGCCCGTTCTAGGATTTTCTTCTCAGTTTTCCGTTTTAGATGAATCAGACACTTCAGATATATTCCAACTATTAAGAACAGAGGGAGAATATGCAAAACAGAAGTCCAGATTCCCTTCTAACGACACATTGATCTCTCTCCATTCTTCCGTCATCAATCGTGGAAAATCCTTAGAGGAATTATTAGAAGCAGAATATCCTAAGTTTTTGGATCAAGAATCCGCTATTCGCCAAATTTTCCAAGAATACGCTGACTACAAAAAGCAAAGATCTCTTTTGGATTATGATGATCTCTTAGTATTTACAAGAGATCTTCTGAATAAAAATGAAACTGTCCGAAAAAAGGTCTCCGAACAATACAAATACATTATGGTGGACGAGTTTCAGGATACGAATCAGATCCAGGCTCATATTACCTGTTTACTTGCATTAGACCATGAAAATATTTTGGTAGTCGGAGACGATGCGCAAAGTGTGTATTCATTTCGCGGAGCGGATGTAAATGGAATATTCAATTTTCCGAAACTGTTTCCAAAAACTAAAACGATCTATCTAGAAAGAAATTACAGAAGCACTCCATCTATCTTAAATCTGGCCAATGTGGTCCTTTCCAATTTCAGAGAAAAATACGAAAAATATCTATACACTAAAAATGAAGACTTTCAAAAGCCTGCGCTGATTGGATATGCAGACGAATTAGAAGAAGCGGAAGGAATTGCAGATCTGATCTTAGAAAGAAGAGAAGACGGAGTTCCCTTAAAGGATATAGCAGTCCTATTTAGGTCCGGATGGAATTCGAACCAGCTAGAATTAGTTCTTTCTCAGAGAAATATCCCATTCTTAAAATTTGGTGGAAAAAAATTTGTAGAAAGCGCTCATGCAAAGGATTATCTTTCTCTTCTAAAAATTAGGGAGAATAAAACGGATTCAGTTTCTTGGCTGAGAGTCTTGTTACTTCTTCCCGGAATTGGTGCTGCAAAAGCAAGGTCGATTCTGACTGATTTGGAAAGATCCGGCGGAAATCTGGAAAGGGTCATTTCAGAATCAAAAGGAACCACAGCTTCTCATTTAAAAGAATTAAATCAATTAATCAGCGATTCCGAAAAAGATCTAAAAAGACTTTTAGGAAACTTTATAGACTATTATTCTCCCCTACTCGAAAAGAAATACGATGATTTCAAAAGAAGATTAGAAGATCTGAATGCGTTTTTGACCCTTTCGCAAAAATACGAAAGCTTACACGAATTTTTAGTGGATATGAGTTTAGAAGGGCCTAACCGCAGCTTAGACAAAATTTCCCCCGAGGAAGAAGACGAAAGATTAATTTTATCCACAGTACATTCTTCTAAAGGCTTGGAATTTGATACCGTAGTACTATTAAATGTTTCAGAAGGATCTTTTCCTTCCGGGAGAGGAGAGAAAAACTTAGAGGAAGAAAGGAGACTATTTTATGTGGGAATCACAAGAGCTAAAAAGAAATTGCTGCTCACCTACCCTCAAATCTCTCAACAGAAAAATTCGCAATACTTCAATCGAGTTTCTAGGTTTATAGAAGAGATCAGAGAACCTGAAAAAGTATTAGATAAAATTTTTATCAATAAAAAAGAAGAAACATCTAATCCTTCTTCTTCTCCAAGTTCTCAAAACCAAAATGATTCAGATGCCAGAAAAAGAATTAGAGAGTTTTTCGGTTCCTGA
- a CDS encoding TldD/PmbA family protein — protein MDLEQAAGFVLEEGKRYGIDSFDLIATDSEDIGIEVFKGRIVSTETSRSRGVGIRVLNNSRPGYSYSERFSKEALSQMVRDAMDQTEITDPLDMELPGPKPLAEIDLKHYNPALEKLDFAWMREQGLALDHASWESDKRVENVPHVGVGKSSTQSLIANSKGVFVKKDSNVAYLGTGLVVVESDIKKMGSYYRSGRDISQFDPSYIAKEAAHRGTELLGAKPLPSGVYTIVLGNRISPQIFGMFSSPYFADAVQKGSSRLVGKLGNEVASPILSIYCEAHTPDYPGSRLVDAEGIPTSARTKVLENGVLKSYLYNLESAKRDNVSPTGHGVRSYSGRAGTSFSNMIVPLGTKTKDELLASDSHCIFVTKLEGGAGCSAVSGEISIGIQGIYYKNGKPEHAVDRITMNTNYFDLLHKIQGISNEYSDSYSSIKVPDILISEIHVAG, from the coding sequence ATGGATTTAGAGCAAGCCGCCGGATTCGTATTAGAAGAAGGGAAACGTTATGGGATCGATTCCTTCGATCTGATCGCCACTGACTCTGAAGATATAGGGATTGAAGTTTTTAAAGGAAGAATTGTCTCTACGGAAACTTCTCGTTCCAGAGGAGTAGGCATCCGAGTCCTGAATAATTCCCGCCCCGGATATTCTTACAGCGAACGTTTTAGTAAAGAAGCTCTTTCCCAAATGGTGAGAGATGCAATGGATCAGACCGAGATTACGGATCCTCTCGACATGGAGCTCCCCGGACCGAAACCATTGGCAGAAATAGATCTGAAACATTATAATCCCGCATTAGAAAAATTGGATTTTGCCTGGATGAGAGAACAGGGACTTGCATTGGATCATGCATCTTGGGAATCCGATAAGAGAGTGGAAAATGTTCCTCATGTAGGTGTTGGAAAAAGTTCCACACAAAGTTTGATAGCAAACTCAAAAGGTGTTTTCGTTAAAAAAGATTCTAATGTTGCTTACCTTGGAACAGGTCTTGTAGTAGTCGAAAGTGATATCAAGAAGATGGGGAGTTATTACCGTTCTGGCAGAGATATTTCCCAATTCGATCCATCGTATATCGCTAAAGAAGCTGCTCATAGAGGAACAGAACTTTTAGGAGCGAAGCCTCTTCCTAGTGGTGTGTATACAATCGTTTTAGGAAATCGTATTAGTCCTCAGATTTTTGGGATGTTCTCTTCTCCTTATTTTGCGGATGCAGTTCAAAAAGGTTCCTCTCGTTTGGTCGGAAAACTTGGGAATGAAGTAGCATCTCCTATATTAAGTATCTATTGTGAAGCTCATACTCCGGACTATCCTGGATCTCGTTTAGTGGATGCGGAAGGAATTCCTACATCCGCACGAACTAAGGTTTTAGAGAACGGGGTCCTTAAGTCTTATCTATATAATTTAGAATCTGCTAAAAGAGATAATGTTTCTCCTACGGGACATGGGGTTCGTTCTTATTCAGGAAGGGCCGGCACATCATTCTCTAACATGATTGTTCCTTTGGGAACGAAGACCAAAGATGAACTATTAGCATCCGATTCTCATTGTATTTTTGTTACTAAGTTGGAAGGTGGGGCAGGTTGTAGCGCAGTATCTGGCGAGATTTCAATCGGGATCCAAGGGATCTATTATAAAAATGGAAAACCGGAACATGCAGTGGATCGTATCACAATGAACACGAATTATTTCGATCTACTCCATAAGATCCAAGGGATTTCTAACGAATACTCTGATAGTTATTCTTCGATCAAGGTCCCCGATATTTTGATCTCGGAAATTCACGTTGCAGGTTGA
- a CDS encoding FKBP-type peptidyl-prolyl cis-trans isomerase, whose amino-acid sequence MNPRVVTFHYKLTDKEGNEIDSSQGSHPLSYLEGTGQIIAGLEDEIKSMLAGDKKVISVSADLAYGQKNPELVFDVPKSQFPEGEELSVGMMFQTDEPDTVYTITDIKGESVIVDGNHPLAGVDLIFDVQIVNIRTATDEEVSHGHVHGEGGHHHH is encoded by the coding sequence ATGAACCCAAGAGTAGTGACTTTTCACTATAAATTAACAGATAAAGAAGGAAACGAAATCGATTCTTCTCAAGGAAGTCATCCTCTTTCTTATCTGGAAGGAACCGGACAGATCATTGCCGGTCTTGAAGACGAAATCAAAAGTATGTTAGCTGGAGACAAAAAAGTAATCTCTGTTTCCGCTGATTTGGCTTATGGCCAAAAAAATCCGGAGTTAGTTTTCGATGTGCCTAAAAGCCAATTCCCGGAAGGGGAAGAATTGAGCGTTGGAATGATGTTCCAAACAGACGAGCCGGATACCGTTTACACGATTACTGATATCAAGGGAGAATCTGTGATCGTAGACGGAAACCATCCTTTAGCTGGGGTGGATCTGATTTTTGATGTCCAGATCGTAAATATCAGGACAGCGACTGACGAGGAAGTGAGTCATGGACATGTTCACGGTGAGGGGGGACATCACCACCACTAA
- a CDS encoding YceI family protein → MSCILRFLILFLVSVSSVFSEELKLQESQINFIAIHPFKTVNGKCSGTTVSPMTLTQGPGGLQFPKLVKIEIPISQIKSGDENRDEHIIESLGYPTITNISFTSTSITAKDNEWTITGNLTVKGKTKTIKSVATIQKEGQDTVLSGKFQILMSDFDVERPSLLFATAKDEVSIEYKFVLKP, encoded by the coding sequence GTGTCTTGTATTTTACGTTTTTTGATTTTGTTCTTAGTTAGCGTTTCTTCCGTTTTTTCAGAAGAATTAAAACTACAAGAATCTCAGATCAATTTTATAGCAATCCACCCTTTCAAAACAGTGAATGGAAAATGTTCCGGTACTACAGTAAGTCCTATGACTTTGACTCAAGGGCCCGGCGGTTTACAATTCCCTAAACTTGTTAAGATTGAAATCCCTATCTCGCAGATCAAATCCGGAGACGAGAACAGAGACGAACATATCATTGAATCTCTAGGATATCCTACAATTACCAATATCAGTTTTACGAGCACTTCCATTACTGCTAAGGATAATGAATGGACGATCACAGGAAATCTGACAGTAAAAGGAAAAACCAAAACGATTAAATCAGTAGCGACCATCCAAAAAGAGGGACAAGATACTGTTTTATCCGGAAAATTCCAGATCTTGATGAGTGATTTTGATGTGGAAAGACCTAGTTTATTATTTGCAACTGCAAAGGACGAGGTAAGTATAGAATATAAATTCGTTCTAAAACCTTAA
- a CDS encoding AAA family ATPase: protein MSEERNKPETYLLSKELEEAVQVAEITARPLLLKGEPGTGKSLLADYLSFKTKKKLYSWHVKSTSLAKEGLYFYDAVSRLNDSRFTEDKEKVRNIENYIRLGALGEAFSASEPSVVLIDEIDKADIEFPNDLLLELDRMEFVIQETGRKIKAVNRPLTLITSNNEKELPAAFLRRCIFHYIDFPEPAFMADIVSSHFPKIESSLLKRALESFYVIRTMDDMKKKPGTSELLDWIQILIHMGAKLPEDGRIPYIGALVKNEEDLKLFR from the coding sequence ATGTCGGAAGAAAGAAACAAGCCTGAAACATACTTACTCTCCAAAGAATTAGAAGAAGCAGTCCAAGTAGCTGAGATTACCGCAAGACCCTTGTTGTTAAAGGGAGAACCAGGAACCGGAAAATCACTCTTAGCGGATTATCTTTCCTTCAAGACTAAAAAGAAGCTCTACTCGTGGCATGTAAAATCTACCTCACTCGCAAAAGAAGGTTTATATTTTTATGATGCAGTTTCCAGGCTGAACGATTCTAGATTTACGGAAGATAAGGAGAAGGTCCGCAATATCGAAAATTATATCCGATTGGGCGCTCTGGGCGAGGCATTCTCTGCGAGCGAACCTTCTGTAGTCTTGATCGATGAAATAGATAAGGCGGATATAGAATTCCCGAACGATCTACTTTTAGAATTAGACAGGATGGAATTTGTGATCCAGGAAACTGGCCGTAAGATCAAAGCAGTCAATAGACCTTTAACTCTGATCACTTCGAATAACGAAAAGGAACTTCCGGCAGCATTTTTAAGAAGATGCATTTTTCATTATATTGATTTTCCTGAGCCGGCCTTCATGGCGGATATCGTATCTTCTCATTTTCCTAAGATCGAATCTTCTCTTTTGAAAAGAGCACTCGAGTCCTTCTATGTGATCCGCACCATGGATGACATGAAAAAAAAACCAGGCACAAGCGAACTACTGGATTGGATCCAAATTCTAATTCATATGGGAGCCAAACTTCCGGAAGACGGAAGGATTCCTTATATAGGCGCTCTTGTGAAGAATGAAGAGGATCTGAAATTGTTCAGATAA